The following are encoded in a window of Magnolia sinica isolate HGM2019 chromosome 11, MsV1, whole genome shotgun sequence genomic DNA:
- the LOC131219208 gene encoding probable inactive receptor kinase At5g67200 — protein sequence MHEIHTLAFLSFLSLTFLFSLPLSSSSSPSAAPDALALLSFKALADKDNKLHFPLKNAYSHCQWPGVRCSVGRVVRLVFEGLPLRGTFAPNTLSRLDQLRVLSLQNNSLSGTIPNLSGLYNLKSLFLDHNVFSGIFPPSIFSLHRILTIDLSYNNLTGPIPVQLASLSRLYYLRLDSNRFNGTVPPLNQSYLKIFNVSFNNLSGAVPATILLSSFGASAFSGNPGLCGAIVHNQCRSELSFFSSTIAPAPPPTLPQNGLLQGLVLPPTSAPKKHKRAAVIILGFVAGILLLIGLFVVLSLLIKKLQRWKISARAMPAAAFSAASSHADDNASAASVVMSEVNVSKKMQGLQVGKSGSLVFCAGEPQVYTLEQLMRASAEMLGRGTIATTYKAVLDNQLIVSVKRLDASKAGAMSKEAFDRHMEAVGNLRHPNLVPLRAFFQAKEERLLIYDYEPNGSLFSLIHGSRSTRAKPLHWTSCLKIAEDVAQGLAYIHQASRLVHSNLKSSNILLGVEFEACIADYCLLALAESSSLDNADSGYRAPEIRKSNQPATPKSDVYSFGVLLLELLTGRPPLHQPFLVAADLTSWVRSVREEEESEDDRLAMLIDIGTACIQSSPEQRPSMWQVLKMIQVVKETEMGDNEMNSTELC from the exons ATGCATGAGATACATACCCTTGCATTCCTCTCTTTCCTCTCACTTACCTTCCTTTTTTCACTTCCCCTCTCTTCGTCCTCTTCACCATCAGCTGCTCCCGACGCTCTCGCCCTTTTGTCCTTCAAAGCTTTAGCTGACAAAGACAACAAGCTCCACTTCCCACTCAAGAACGCTTACAGCCACTGCCAATGGCCAGGCGTCAGATGCTCCGTCGGCAGAGTTGTCCGTCTCGTGTTCGAAGGTTTGCCCCTGAGAGGAACCTTCGCCCCAAACACCCTCTCCCGTCTCGACCAGCTGAGGGTCCTTAGCCTCCAGAACAATTCCCTCTCCGGCACCATTCCTAACCTCTCCGGACTCTACAACCTCAAGTCCCTCTTCCTCGACCACAACGTCTTCTCCGGCATATTCCCTCCATCCATCTTCTCGCTCCACCGGATCCTCACCATCGATCTCTCCTACAACAATCTCACTGGCCCTATCCCTGTGCAGCTCGCCTCCCTCTCCCGTCTCTACTATCTCCGCCTCGATTCCAACCGGTTTAACGGCACGGTGCCCCCTCTCAACCAGTCTTATCTTAAGATCTTCAACGTCTCCTTTAATAACCTCTCTGGGGCTGTGCCTGCCACCATCCTGCTGTCCAGCTTCGGCGCATCTGCGTTTTCCGGAAACCCGGGGCTCTGCGGAGCGATCGTCCACAATCAATGCCGCTCCGAGTTATCCTTCTTCAGCTCAACGATCGCGCCAGCGCCTCCACCGACGCTGCCGCAGAACGGTCTGTTACAGGGGCTTGTTCTGCCACCTACGTCGGCTCCGAAGAAGCACAAGAGAGCTGCTGTAATAATCCTAGGATTTGTGGCTGGAATTCTCCTTCTAATTGGGCTTTTTGTAGTCCTGTCACTCTTGATAAAGaagcttcaacggtggaagatTTCGGCGCGGGCGATGCCAGCGGCAGCTTTTTCTGCCGCATCGTCACATGCAGATGACAATGCGTCTGCAGCCTCCGTTGTAATGTCGGAGGTGAATGTTAGCAAGAAGATGCAGGGGTTGCAGGTAGGGAAGAGTGGGAGCTTAGTGTTCTGCGCAGGGGAACCGCAGGTTTACACACTGGAGCAGCTGATGAGGGCATCAGCTGAAATGCTGGGCCGCGGAACGATTGCCACCACATACAAGGCCGTCTTAGATAACCAGCTGATCGTTAGCGTGAAGCGTCTGGACGCGAGCAAGGCAGGGGCGATGAGCAAGGAGGCATTTGATCGGCACATGGAAGCAGTTGGCAACCTTCGACACCCCAATTTAGTGCCACTGAGGGCGTTTTTTCAGGCCAAGGAAGAGAGGCTCCTCATCTACGATTATGAACCCAACGGCAGCCTCTTCTCTCTCATACATG GTTCAAGATCAACAAGGGCAAAACCTCTTCACTGGACATCGTGCCTCAAGATAGCTGAGGACGTTGCCCAGGGCCTTGCCTACATCCACCAGGCCTCTCGGCTCGTCCACAGCAACCTCAAGTCCTCCAACATTCTCCTCGGTGTTGAATTTGAAGCCTGCATAGCTGACTACTGCCTCCTGGCCCTTGCTGAATCATCATCCCTCGACAATGCTGACTCAGGATACAGGGCTCCTGAAATCAGGAAGTCAAATCAGCCAGCCACACCAAAATCAGATGTCTACAGTTTTGGTGTCCTCCTTCTGGAGCTCCTCACTGGCAGGCCTCCACTGCATCAGCCCTTCTTAGTGGCAGCAGATTTGACGAGTTGGGTCCGATCAGTTagggaagaggaagagagtgaagacGACCGGCTGGCAATGCTTATTGACATTGGGACAGCCTGCATCCAGTCATCGCCGGAACAAAGGCCAAGCATGTGGCAGGTTTTGAAGATGATTCAGGTGGTTAAGGAGACGGAAATGGGCGACAACGAAATGAATTCCACCGAGCTTTGCTAG